A window of the Trichoderma asperellum chromosome 6, complete sequence genome harbors these coding sequences:
- a CDS encoding uncharacterized protein (EggNog:ENOG41~BUSCO:EOG092D47YB) has translation MAAPSEQRIAVPIDDPNADTEWNDILRKHGVIPEKPPSPTPMIEEAILEARRLAHENRLEGKELDELDELEDDEDDDFLEQYRQKRMAELSNLQQKSIHGSVYPISKPDYQREITEASNNGPVFVNLTSASGATNVESRVLSDLWRQAAKEYGDIKFCEIRANQAIENYPDRNCPTILVYNKGDIVKQIVTLLTLGGVRTNMRHIDDILVEVGAVPNSDMRVVKRRRAAEEAEEERLAGGKTIKTSNIGRAQVDSDDDDWD, from the exons ATGGCTGCACCCTCAGAACAAAGAATTGCGGTTCCAATCGACGACCCCAATGCCGATACCGAATG GAATGACATTCTGCGCAAGCATGGCGTTATCCCCGAGAAACCCCCCAGCCCTACTCCCATGATCGAGGAAGCCATTCTCGAGGCGAGAAGGCTTGCGCATGAGAATCGACTTGAGGGAAAAGAGCTGGATGAGCTTGACGAGttggaagacgacgaagacgatgactTTTTAGAGCAGTACCGCCAGAAGCGCATGGCCGAGCTAAGCAATCTGCAACAAAAGTCCATCCATGGCTCCGTATACCCCATATCGAAGCCCGACTATCAGCGCGAAATTACAGAAGCGTCCAACAACGGTCCTGTCTTCGTGAACCTCACATCAGCCTCAGGGGCAACGAATGTGGAGTCGAGAGTACTATCAGACCTCTGGAGGCAAGCTGCGAAGGAGTATGGCGACATAAAGTTTTGCGAAATCAGAGCCAATCAGGCCATCGAAAACTACCCAGACCGAAACTGCCCTACAATCTTGGTGTACAACAAAGGAGATATTGTAAAGCAGATCGTGACCCTCTTGACCTTGGGAGGCGTTCGGACCAACATGAGACATATCGACGACATACTCGTTGAGGTTGGCGCCGTGCCTAACTCTGATATGCGAGTAgtcaagaggagaagagcggcggaggaggctgaggaggaacGACTAGCCGGCGGCAAAACTATCAAGACAAGTAATATTGGGCGAGCGCAGGTTGACTcggatgacgatgattggGACTGA
- a CDS encoding uncharacterized protein (EggNog:ENOG41) gives MAPLILHNVPDEECYVGEDGIKRPYAMIYPHEGTTRTRRSIAETGSFGKSTRRSRSKTGTPARGRENPTLAAADKLFYDWVQNQSSANPPSTSNQRKTTAGAASGAQEDAVPQRAAVKSSPVELILRGYRSSTQQYAAIAHYESLAGLILEDYPREPPSSQRRYKSELRDPAFTRRRNLSAEERALVNRADGGEHWVKVTFASAEAGNAAVYSSPQRILGHLVYAEPYRGLAPAKDEACPDIEQLEEERSKSVPSFAPPTFGQPKRKSVSGLPTTFNSRLLDLSPAESRESSQTMNSATLTSISHGSSATITEPLPLGLTTSIEPMEIGQEDSIFCRRIPTARKARLLPAEQALLPQQSVVQRVLNALPIIKWFSGSMIGNEVPRTETGEFDWGRASLYWKIIWWLDATFSLFRGDVYSVDKDD, from the exons ATGGCGCCTCTCATCCTGCACAACGTCCCCGACGAAGAATGCTACGTCGGCGAGGACGGCATCAAGAGACCATATGCCATGATCTACCC ACACGAAGGCACAACCAGAACACGACGGAGCATCGCAGAAACGGGCTCCTTTGGCAAGTCAACAAGACGGTCTCGCTCCAAAACAGGCACTCCCGCTCGCGGTCGAGAAAATCCCacgctcgccgccgccgacaaGCTCTTCTACGACTGGGTCCAGAACCAGTCGAGCGCCAACCCGCCCTCCACCTCCAACCAGCGCAAGACCACCGCCGGCGCCGCCTCAGGGGCCCAGGAGGATGCCGTGCCGCAACGCGCCGCCGTCAAGTCCTCGCCCGTCGAGCTCATCCTGAGAGGCTACCGCTCATCGACGCAGCAGTACGCCGCCATCGCCCACTACGAATCGCTCGCCGGCCTCATCCTCGAAGACTATCCCCGCGAGCCGCCCTCTTCTCAGAGACGATACAAGTCGGAGCTGCGCGATCCCGCCTTTACGCGCCGCCGAAACCTCTCAGCCGAAGAGCGCGCCCTGGTGAACCGCGCCGATGGCGGTGAGCACTGGGTCAAGGTCACTTTTGCGAGCGCAGAGGCTGGCAATGCCGCCGTGTATTCCAGCCCGCAGAGGATACTGGGACACCTCGTCTATGCTGAGCCCTACCGGGGATTAGCACCGGCCAAAGACGAGGCCTGCCCGGACATTGAacagctggaagaggagcgATCCAAGAGCGTGCCCAGCTTTGCGCCCCCGACTTTCGGACAACCCAAGAGGAAATCTGTATCAGGTCTCCCCACGACGTTTAACAGCCGTCTACTCGACCTGTCCCCTGCCGAATCGAGGGAGTCTAGCCAAACCATGAACAGCGCCACTCTGACAAGCATCTCTCACGGCTCAAGCGCCACCATCACCGAACCTTTGCCTCTCGGATTAACAACAAGCATCGAGCCCATGGAAATCGGCCAGGAGGACAGCATCTTCTGCCGACGCATCCCCACCGCGCGCAAAGCTCGCCTCCTCCCCGCCGAGCAAGCCCTCTTGCCACAACAGTCCGTCGTGCAGCGCGTTCTCAACGCACTTCCCATCATCAAATGGTTCTCCGGCAGCATGATTGGCAACGAGGTGCCGCGAACCGAGACTGGCGAGTTTGACTGGGGTCGTGCAAGCCTCTACTGGAAGATTATATGGTGGCTCGACGCAACGTTTAGTCTGTTCAGGGGTGATGTGTATAGCGTTGATAAGGATGATTAa
- a CDS encoding uncharacterized protein (EggNog:ENOG41) has protein sequence MATKREIDDQESDAPEPQTKRAKTHSSKTRQHQNSGIDPTWGQKYVFSGSKDATTIPEGEESEFEDDSDAMAYLMSVRQEASSIPHLLVAPKVQIGPQLPPEFDVEGAGDDSDAEEGEVAQSFDANDALAAPDSKGFYEDGAYIGISEGWGDDDIGQDEEPNEEDPEVVQKALNEAYFASILGQYRRTRKVLHSRLPDNAASRLSSSQATEAAPFGRHSPTTRLWTRLLQTTDPHPIQVALMSKDTIIRILRVMIGGKFLRSGHSIPQRTSQWLWALLARLPELGELNHTEVGWIRDLGRRAVLLGRSLAEMAALRDELADDGFGVNDNVDASSSDEEVVAEAVEEEDDGDEDHDILPTSENKTNVTNGILNSSFPIPNAIPEDESGVPIGNDNDDADDGEIKQTNDDSEDEDVAMDIASDSEADEGEIVEQNDDAAALEEAKRNLLARLAESENERRQEEEERDARMNMRATLTMILTVAGEFYGQRDLLEFRGPFVGM, from the exons ATGGCTACCAAGAGAGAAATTGATGATCAGGAGAGCGATGCACCTGAGCCGCAGACGAAACGCGCAAAGACGCATAGCTCCAAAACGCGACAACACCAGAACTCGGGCATTGATCCGACGTGGGGGCAGAAATATGTCTTCTCCGGCAGTAAAGACGCCACTACCAttccagaaggagaagagtcGGAGTTCGAGGACGATTCTGACGCCATGGCATACTTGATGTCTGTAAG ACAAGAAGCTTCCTCTATTCCCCATCTCCTGGTCGCTCCAAAAGTCCAGATTGGCCCCCAACTTCCGCCAGAATTCGATGTAGAAGGCGCCGGCGACGACTCCGATGCAGAAGAGGGTGAAGTCGCCCAAAGCTTCGATGCTAACGACGCCCTTGCCGCACCTGATTCCAAGGGATTTTATGAAGATGGCGCCTATATAGGGATATCAGAAGGCTGGGGAGACGACGATATCGGGCAAGACGAGGAGCCTAATGAAGAGGACCCTGAGGTTGTTCAGAAGGCACTTAATGAAGCATATTTTGCTTCCATACTGGGGCAGTACCGTCGAACTCGCAAAGTACTTCACTCAAGACTGCCTGATAATGCTGCCAGCCGGCTGTCCAGTTCCCAGGCTACAGAAGCAGCTCCCTTTGGACGCCATTCTCCTACCACTAGGCTGTGGACCCGGCTCCTACAAACTACCGACCCTCATCCTATCCAGGTGGCACTCATGTCAAAAGACACCATCATTCGGATTTTGCGTGTAATGATAGGCGGCAAATTTCTTCGTAGTGGACACAGCATCCCTCAGAGGACTAGTCAATGGCTCTGGGCCTTGCTTGCCAGGCTGCCTGAACTGGGGGAGCTCAACCACACAGAAGTTGGCTGGATACGTGACTTGGGCCGACGAGCAGTGCTTCTGGGAAGAAGTCTAGCAGAGATGGCGGCCCTGCGAGACGAACTTGCAGACGATGGATTTGGCGTGAACGATAATGTcgatgccagcagcagtgacGAAGAAGTGGTGGCAgaggctgttgaagaagaagacgatggtgatgaagacCACGACATTCTTCCTACATCTGAAAACAAGACAAATGTCACGAATGGGATCCTGAACTCATCTTTTCCAATTCCTAATGCTATCCCTGAAGATGAAAGCGGGGTGCCAATTGGAAATGATAAcgatgatgcagatgatggagagatcAAGCAGACCAATGACGAtagcgaggatgaggacgtgGCTATGGATATCGCCTCCGATTCTGAAGCTGACGAGGGTGAGATAGTCGAGCAAAACGACGATGCCGCAGCTCTAGAGGAAGCGAAGCGCAATCTTCTAGCCAGACTGGCCGAAAGCGAGAACGAACGTCgtcaggaagaggaagaaagggaTGCGAGGATGAACATGAGAGCAACCCTTACCATGATCCTCACAGTTGCTGGTGAATTTTATGGCCAGCGAGATCTCCTCGAATTCCGAGGGCCATTTGTTGGCATGTGA
- a CDS encoding uncharacterized protein (EggNog:ENOG41): MSTPRNKRQFAGAAADPAQRQITSFFAAQSPNSSSTSSPATAADASSSSQRVPLPANVQANLLSVGMRVRKSVPEGYKTAGPSAFKLWTDNTRPGEAKAAQMVAAKPASRELLPFCGINKVGGLDTQPEFVYDDGEVPALDEVPELSMSQESTDSVESGPSRKRFFDEQDDLQVRSWDADDAGSIRAIAVPHSRIKKSAALKGTGQENMAVDGDDDFEDASFLGFEGGQAMDMAF; this comes from the coding sequence ATGTCGACTCCCCGCAACAAGCGCCAATTCGCCGGCGCCGCAGCCGATCCTGCCCAACGCCAAATCACATCCTTCTTCGCAGCTCAGTcgcccaacagcagcagcacctccTCACCCGCAACTGCCGCCgacgcctcctcctcctcccagcGAGTCCCATTGCCCGCCAATGTCCAGGCAAACCTGCTGAGCGTCGGCATGCGGGTGCGCAAGTCCGTGCCCGAAGGCTACAAGACCGCCGGCCCCAGCGCCTTCAAGCTGTGGACAGACAACACCCGGCCCGGCGAGGCGAAGGCGGCACAAATGGTCGCGGCGAAGCCCGCATCgagagagctgctgccgTTCTGCGGCATCAACAAAGTCGGCGGACTGGATACGCAGCCCGAATTCGTCTACGATGACGGCGAGGTTCCCGCCCTGGACGAGGTTCCCGAGCTGAGCATGTCGCAAGAAAGCACCGATAGCGTCGAGAGCGGGCCTTCTCGGAAGCGATTCTTTGATGAGCAGGATGACCTGCAGGTCCGGAGCTGGGATGCAGACGACGCCGGCAGCATCCGGGCTATTGCCGTCCCGCACTCTCGCATCAAGAAGAGCGCTGCGCTCAAGGGCACTGGCCAGGAGAATATGGCTGTCGacggtgatgatgattttgagGATGCTAGCTTTCTGGGCTTTGAAGGAGGACAGGCCATGGACATGGCTTTCTAG
- a CDS encoding uncharacterized protein (EggNog:ENOG41) produces MYPRFSLLQLSRFRDEDYSTPLSLSIQMSDDLSLPPLPAVSWDEQSQSFSKRSRKRGRNNYQAGNSSPLRFNSSDPAIFSSDDDPGLDNYVEGRPKKRYVGTWFQQRPATDADAPNALLQQRKRTLTRDYDSGVFLGSDVTTDSEDVLDGLEMPVLPRLPHLDKRIPLSQAEMAARQKIEECLDRGNESVDLWSMGLEQLSNDTVERLGQIASIPVVAKDVAFLPKEPELRLFLSLNRLSNLPGNIFDLTHLTVLSLRGNLLAELPPAICKLRNLKQLNLSQNHFLALPAEFLDLMQPGGKLRDLALFVNPFILPEGCTKSKADGEDETSLSPGPRTAHRYIGQVDGSKIPRYLTQWLGRSPVQISDSRGEVLSDFELLLESETRTTLPVEVSSDQFGLAASYAPRAASMGFRKQETKPSGVPSLLEMALRACYRSSQIRGLEAYIPEGPAHLRELLQRASTQKDMGGLTCSKCRKTLVVPPMEWIEWRELRTSTIMHRPEQDVTDVVTKPFTNDVREMPVPFLHRACSWNCGPKDLEKNRRWFLPEGYVSVEQVGPEAEIE; encoded by the coding sequence ATGTATCCCAGATTTTCCCTTTTGCAACTTTCCCGTTTCAGAGACGAGGACTATTCCACCCCTCTGTCCTTATCCATCCAAATGTCTGATGACCTGTCGTTGCCTCCGCTTCCCGCAGTATCGTGGGACGAGCAATCTCAGAGCTTCTCTAAGCGTTCCCGCAAGCGTGGCCGTAATAACTATCAAGCGGGAAATTCGTCGCCGCTGCGGTTTAATTCGAGTGATCCCGCAATTTTCTCTAGTGATGACGACCCGGGATTGGACAATTATGTAGAGGGACGGCCGAAGAAACGCTATGTTGGCACCTGGTTTCAGCAGCGCCCTGCGACAGACGCCGATGCGCCCAACGCACTACTCCAGCAGAGGAAACGCACCTTGACAAGGGACTATGACAGCGGCGTTTTCCTGGGCAGTGATGTCACCACGGATAGCGAAGATGTCTTGGACGGCCTAGAGATGCCAGTTctgccaaggctgccgcATCTAGATAAACGGATCCCATTGTCGCAGGCTGAGATGGCGGCCAGGCAGAAGATTGAAGAATGCCTTGACAGGGGTAACGAATCGGTTGATCTATGGTCCATGGGACTAGAACAGCTCTCCAACGACACCGTTGAACGCCTTGGCCAAATTGCCAGCATACCAGTTGTGGCCAAGGATGTGGCCTTTCTGCCAAAGGAGCCCGAGCTGAGGTTGTTCCTCTCATTAAACAGGCTATCAAATTTACCCGGCAATATCTTTGATCTCACACATCTTACGGTTCTCAGTCTTCGTGGAAACCTACTGGCGGAACTGCCCCCCGCGATATGCAAGCTGCGCAACCTGAAGCAGCTCAATTTGTCTCAGAACCATTTCCTCGCCCTGCCTGCCGAGTTTCTTGATTTAATGCAGCCGGGAGGAAAGCTCCGCGACCTGGCCCTGTTTGTCAATCCGTTCATTCTACCAGAAGGCTGCACAAAATCCAAGGCAGATGGCGAGGACGAGACTTCTCTGAGCCCTGGTCCCCGCACAGCACACAGGTATATAGGGCAAGTGGACGGTTCTAAAATTCCACGATACCTGACCCAATGGCTTGGTCGAAGTCCGGTGCAAATCTCTGACTCCCGGGGTGAGGTCCTCTCAGATTTTGAGCTTTTGCTAGAGTCAGAAACACGAACAACGCTGCCTGTAGAGGTATCCAGTGACCAGTTCGGCCTCGCGGCCTCATACGCCCCACGGGCAGCATCAATGGGTTTCCGAAAGCAAGAGACGAAGCCGAGCGGCGTGCCCAGCTTGCTCGAGATGGCTCTGCGGGCTTGCTATCGGAGCAGTCAAATCCGTGGGCTCGAGGCTTACATCCCAGAAGGGCCGGCGCACCTCCGAGAACTGCTTCAGCGCGCCTCTACGCAGAAAGACATGGGCGGCCTGACTTGTTCAAAGTGCCGAAAGACGCTGGTTGTACCCCCGATGGAGTGGATCGAATGGCGAGAGTTGAGGACCAGCACCATCATGCACAGGCCGGAGCAAGACGTTACGGATGTCGTCACGAAGCCGTTTACCAATGATGTGAGGGAGATGCCGgtgccttttcttcatcgGGCGTGCTCGTGGAATTGTGGTCCGAAGGACTTGGAGAAGAATAGGAGGTGGTTTTTGCCAGAGGGGTATGTGAGCGTGGAACAAGTTGGACCAGAGGCTGAGATTGAGTAG
- a CDS encoding uncharacterized protein (EggNog:ENOG41), translated as MPPHDIATRAQALTLKLLGVSNQDIQRLTGIHPRTVHNIMDRAIERGLDLNNPVILEVHVRDGPRPGRPKKKREQLVEQNTVVGEHRSLIALPSVDLEK; from the exons ATGCCTCCTCACGATATAGCGACAAGGGCTCAAGCTCTAACCCTCAAGCTGCTTGGCGTATCGAACCAGGATATCCAACGGCTAACTGGGATCCACCCCAGAACCGTCCATAACATCATGGACCGGGCGATCGAACGAGGCCTCGATCTAAACAATCCGGTGATCCTAGAAGTGCATGTTAGAGACGGCCCGAGGCCAGGAcgaccaaagaaaaaaagagaacagCTGGTGGAACAGAATACAGTTGTTGGGGAACACAGATCGCTTATTGCTCTTCCGTCTGTTG ATTTAGAGAAATAG
- the CRP6 gene encoding 40S ribosomal protein S27, translating to MVLAVDLLNPSAAAEAKKHKLKTLVPQPRSFFMDVKCPGCFTITTVFSHAQTVVICQGCTTVLCQPTGGKARLTEGCSFRRK from the exons ATG GTTCTCGCTGTTGACCTTCTCAACCCTTCAGCGGCCGCTGAGGCCAAGAAGCACAAGCTCAAG ACCCTTGTTCCCCAGCCCCGATCCTTCTTCATGGACGTCAAGTGCCCCGGCTgcttcaccatcaccaccgtcTTCTCTCACGCCCAGACCGTTGTCATCTGCCAGGGTTGCACCACTGTTCTGTGCCAGCCCACCGGTGGTAAGGCCAGATTAACCGAGGGCTGCTCTTTCCGAAGAAAGTAA
- a CDS encoding uncharacterized protein (TransMembrane:1 (i34-55o)~BUSCO:EOG092D4V60), giving the protein MADQVEEILDVPREFFKDGVQFINRCQKPDQKEFLKLCQAVGIGFGVMGAVGFVVKLIHIPLNGLLVGSA; this is encoded by the exons ATGGCCGATCAAGTTGAGGAGATCCTCGATGTTCCCCGCGAGTTCTTCAAGGACGGCGTGCAGTTCATCAACCGCTGCCAGAAGC CCGACCAGAAGGAGTTCCTCAAGCTGTGCCAGGCCGTCGGCATCGGCTTCGGCGTGATGGGCGCAGTCGGATTCGTCGTCAAGCTGA TACACATTCCCCTTAACGGCCTCCTCGTCGGCTCAGCATAA
- a CDS encoding uncharacterized protein (EggNog:ENOG41) has translation MATPTVSRPSSPAPSQLPPMPESPVYSLASTALPLSQYNLPLPPPPRPLHSVITKADLERSQEAYADLLTSAKAYRVALAALSTAASTFGSALEACARLKEARSEPIGPAGTANMTASFTTKGQCTADTLMSASGVHHLIANHQQILSETVYRSFEVPLLHELDKWQTVIGDEEETYQHNIKAQSREVKRLEKEGLKLHKQRRRDVARFRAHLVELTYKLDGLTSLHADHARTLLRESQETSGRIVDASCSLVRAEVDIFESLARKGWSGGGLDDVLEKGQDLFAIEDDPFHGAGTSGGEGVKLFSILPPKSILADTASEPRSESLLADGERYQSLAATAADAKPQSADSESVFSVDFNKPRNARPFSPQPIRRAPTDVTFDLLDNLVASPSLSLQDGLFPSLSERIGEEEEDEDEEGEQERRGEEEHHGFDYVDHSRNEDSHSNGEPSSEEVREQTLSDDDSGELTERETRREHEEEEDDDDEDSHGEQEEEDRLRLLNHDY, from the coding sequence ATGGCGACGCCCACCGTTTCTCGTCCCTCCAGTCCCGCGCCCTCTCAACTGCCTCCCATGCCAGAGTCTCCCGTCTATTCTCTCGCCTCAACCGCCCTCCCGCTCTCTCAGTACAacctgccgctgccgccaccgccgcgCCCGCTGCACTCTGTCATAACAAAGGCAGATCTCGAGCGGTCGCAGGAGGCGTATGCGGACCTCTTGACCTCGGCCAAGGCCTATAGGGTTGCTCTCGCTGCTCTCTCCACGGCCGCCTCCACCTTTGGCTCTGCGCTGGAAGCATGTGCGAGGCTCAAGGAGGCTCGCTCCGAGCCCATTGGCCCCGCCGGCACCGCCAACATGACGGCCAGCTTCACCACAAAGGGCCAATGCACCGCCGACACCCTCATGTCGGCGTCGGGCGTGCATCATCTGATTGCCAACCACCAGCAGATCCTGTCCGAGACGGTCTACCGCTCCTTCGAGGTGCCTCTCTTACACGAGCTCGACAAGTGGCAAACCGTCATtggcgacgaggaggagacgTATCAGCACAACATCAAGGCCCAGAGCAGAGAGGTTAAGCGcctggagaaggagggcCTGAAGCTGCACAAGCAGAGACGCAGGGATGTGGCGCGCTTCAGAGCCCATCTTGTCGAGCTGACCTACAAGCTCGACGGGCTCACCAGCCTGCATGCAGACCATGCAAGGACGCTGTTGAGAGAGAGCCAAGAGACGAGCGGGCGGATAGTCGACgcgagctgcagccttgTGCGAGCCGAGGTGGACATATTCGAGAGCTTGGCCAGGAAAGGCTGGAGCGGCGGTGGCTTGGACGACGTCTTGGAAAAGGGCCAAGACTTGTTCGCCATTGAGGATGACCCTTTCCATGGTGCTGGCACGAGCGGCGGCGAGGGGGTTAAGCTCTTCTCTATCCTGCCGCCCAAGAGCATCTTGGCCGACACGGCGTCCGAGCCAAGAAGCGAGAGCTTGTTGGCTGACGGGGAACGATACCAGTCGCTTGCCGCCACGGCCGCAGATGCTAAGCCACAAAGTGCTGATTCCGAGAGCGTCTTCTCGGTTGACTTTAACAAGCCGCGGAATGCTCGCCCTTTTTCGCCACAGCCGATTCGGCGGGCACCTACAGATGTGACGTTTGACTTGTTGGATAATCTTGTAGCATCGCCGTCTCTTAGCCTACAAGATGGCTTGTTTCCATCGTTGAGCGAGAGAAtcggggaagaagaggaagatgaagatgaagaaggggagcaagaaagaagaggagaagaggaacatCATGGTTTCGATTATGTTGACCACAGTCGTAACGAGGACAGTCATAGCAACGGAGAACCTTCTTCTGAGGAAGTGAGGGAACAGACGCTCTCAGATGATGATAGCGGGGAGCTCACCGAACGAGAAACTAGGCGTGAacatgaggaagaagaagatgatgatgacgaagatagCCATggcgagcaagaagaagaggacaggctgaggctgctgaacCATGACTACTGA
- a CDS encoding uncharacterized protein (MEROPS:MER0200434), producing MDKEISISVRPDPDVAEPLAEHTATIIFIHGLGDKPETLHEPINQWRSNGHVDNIKFVLPHAPIISFTAKASAYMPAWFDIKVYDGSPDALRTDEDVDGILASRDYIHSLIQEEIRAGIPSKRIMIAGFSQGGVIAVAAGLTFPQPLAGIALLSAWLPLAQKFMEYVPEENPNKETPIFQGHGVDDRLVPVGFAKKSREALTAMGFSVSWNVYGRLGHETCEDELDDVEAFIEEKLL from the exons ATGGACAAGGAAATTTCCATTTCTGTTCGACCGGATCCTGACGTCGCTGAACCTTTGGCCGAGCATACGGcaaccatcatcttcatccacggTCTTGGTGACAAGCCAGAAACGCTACATGAGCCCATCAACCAGTGGAGGAGCAATGGCCATGTTGATAACATTAAATTCGTGCTACCTCATGCGCCAATAATCTCATTTACAGCG AAAGCGAGTGCTTATATGCCTGCATGGTTTGATATT AAAGTTTACGATGGCTCGCCAGATGCGCTTCGGACAGATGAGGACGTGGATGGCATTCTTGCCAGTAGAGACTACATCCATAGCCTCATCCAAGAAGAAATCAGGGCTGGGATTCCGTCCAAGCGTATCATGATTGCCGGGTTTTCCCAAGGCGGAGTGATAGCCGTGGCTGCTGGGTTAACTTTTCCGCAGCCTCTTGCAGGAATTGCTTTGCTTTCCGCATGGCTACCGTTGGCTCAGAAATTCATGGAATACGTCCCCGAGGAGAATCCAAACAAAGAAACTCCCATATTCCAGGGCCACGGCGTCGACGACCGCTTGGTGCCGGTGGGATTTGCGAAGAAGAGCCGAGAAGCCCTGACGGCGATGGGATTTTCAGTTTCTTGGAACGTGTACGG CCGACTGGGTCATGAGACTTGCGAGGACGAGCTGGACGATGTAGAGGCCTTTATTGAAGAAAAGCTGCTGTAG
- a CDS encoding uncharacterized protein (MEROPS:MER0200434), which translates to MDKEISISVRPDPDVAEPLAEHTATIIFIHGLGDKPETLHEPINQWRSNGHVDNIKFVLPHAPIISFTAKASAYMPAWFDIKVYDGSPDALRTDEDVDGILASRDYIHSLIQEEIRAGIPSKRIMIAGFSQGGVIAVAAGLTFPQPLAGIALLSAWLPLAQKFMEYVPEENPNKETPIFQGHGVDDRLVPVGFAKKSREALTAMGFSVSWNVYG; encoded by the exons ATGGACAAGGAAATTTCCATTTCTGTTCGACCGGATCCTGACGTCGCTGAACCTTTGGCCGAGCATACGGcaaccatcatcttcatccacggTCTTGGTGACAAGCCAGAAACGCTACATGAGCCCATCAACCAGTGGAGGAGCAATGGCCATGTTGATAACATTAAATTCGTGCTACCTCATGCGCCAATAATCTCATTTACAGCG AAAGCGAGTGCTTATATGCCTGCATGGTTTGATATT AAAGTTTACGATGGCTCGCCAGATGCGCTTCGGACAGATGAGGACGTGGATGGCATTCTTGCCAGTAGAGACTACATCCATAGCCTCATCCAAGAAGAAATCAGGGCTGGGATTCCGTCCAAGCGTATCATGATTGCCGGGTTTTCCCAAGGCGGAGTGATAGCCGTGGCTGCTGGGTTAACTTTTCCGCAGCCTCTTGCAGGAATTGCTTTGCTTTCCGCATGGCTACCGTTGGCTCAGAAATTCATGGAATACGTCCCCGAGGAGAATCCAAACAAAGAAACTCCCATATTCCAGGGCCACGGCGTCGACGACCGCTTGGTGCCGGTGGGATTTGCGAAGAAGAGCCGAGAAGCCCTGACGGCGATGGGATTTTCAGTTTCTTGGAACGTGTACGGGTGA
- a CDS encoding uncharacterized protein (EggNog:ENOG41) — protein sequence MIEEAILEARRLAHENRLEGKELDELDELEDDEDDDFLEQYRQKRMAELSNLQQKSIHGSVYPISKPDYQREITEASNNGPVFVNLTSASGATNVESRVLSDLWRQAAKEYGDIKFCEIRANQAIENYPDRNCPTILVYNKGDIVKQIVTLLTLGGVRTNMRHIDDILVEVGAVPNSDMRVVKRRRAAEEAEEERLAGGKTIKTSNIGRAQVDSDDDDWD from the coding sequence ATGATCGAGGAAGCCATTCTCGAGGCGAGAAGGCTTGCGCATGAGAATCGACTTGAGGGAAAAGAGCTGGATGAGCTTGACGAGttggaagacgacgaagacgatgactTTTTAGAGCAGTACCGCCAGAAGCGCATGGCCGAGCTAAGCAATCTGCAACAAAAGTCCATCCATGGCTCCGTATACCCCATATCGAAGCCCGACTATCAGCGCGAAATTACAGAAGCGTCCAACAACGGTCCTGTCTTCGTGAACCTCACATCAGCCTCAGGGGCAACGAATGTGGAGTCGAGAGTACTATCAGACCTCTGGAGGCAAGCTGCGAAGGAGTATGGCGACATAAAGTTTTGCGAAATCAGAGCCAATCAGGCCATCGAAAACTACCCAGACCGAAACTGCCCTACAATCTTGGTGTACAACAAAGGAGATATTGTAAAGCAGATCGTGACCCTCTTGACCTTGGGAGGCGTTCGGACCAACATGAGACATATCGACGACATACTCGTTGAGGTTGGCGCCGTGCCTAACTCTGATATGCGAGTAgtcaagaggagaagagcggcggaggaggctgaggaggaacGACTAGCCGGCGGCAAAACTATCAAGACAAGTAATATTGGGCGAGCGCAGGTTGACTcggatgacgatgattggGACTGA